In the genome of Arachis stenosperma cultivar V10309 chromosome 6, arast.V10309.gnm1.PFL2, whole genome shotgun sequence, the window gatgacttcatgaacttctacttcctctccaatcatgatgctatggatcatgatggcccgatccacagttacttcagatcggttgctagtggggatgatggagcgttggataaactccaaccatcctctagccacaggcttaaggtacagtcttctcaattgaaccggcttgccttttgagtctcttttctattgagctccttccacacatatgtccatgagaacttggtccaacctttgattaaagttgacccttctagtgtaggggtgtgcatcttcttgcatcataggcaagttgaatgccaaccttacgttctccagactgaaatctaaccatttcccccgaaccattgtaagatagttctttggattcgggttcatactttgatcatggttcctagtgatccatgaattggcatagaactcttgaaccattaagattttgacttgttgaatggggttggtaagaacttcccaacctcttctttggatctcatgtcggatcttcggatactcattttctttgagcatgaaagggacctcagggatcaccttcttcttgaccataacttcatagaagtggtcttgatgggcttttgagatgaatctctccatctcccacgactcggaggtagaagcttttgtcttccctttcctctttctagaggtttctccggccttatgTGCCATCAATgtttatggaaaaacaaaaaagctatgcttttaccacaccaaacatagaatgttgctcatcctcaagcaaaagaagaaagaatagaagaagaagaagaagatatggaggagagggagagagatgtgtattcggctaagagggagaagagagggttgtgttttgtgaaaatgaagaagtgtGGAGGGGTATATATAGTGCAGGGAGAGGGGTTAGGTTCGGTCAtatagggtgggtttgggagggaaagagattttgaatttgaaggtaagtggggtttatggggaagagtggatggatgtgagtggtgaagaggtgatggggaagagtgattgaggtgattggtgaatgatgtttggggaagagtgttatgaaaaggtgtgagagagagggagaaggtaggtagggatcctgtgtggtccacaaatcctgaggtgatcctgtggggtccacagatcctgaggtgtcaaggatttctcatccctgcaccctttaggcgtgtaaaacgccctctatatgcaatcctggcgtttaacgccagactgaaGCTTATTTAGTTTTGTCCGAGAGAATTAGCGGCGAAGGATCGAAGCGGCATGGAGATGGTGGACAAGAGACTGGCCAAGGAGAGGCAGAAGATGTTTCGGGTCGGGTCATGTTGGCACACAGTTGGGTTGGACTCGGTTGCTTTCATTCAGGCAATACCTATCTGAAAAGAAGATTGGACTTGTAtagactaattttttttacatggAGACTTATACTTTATAGGTTACAGTAATATGATTTAGTAATATGATTTAGAAAATTAGTtctttttttagtaatttaattaattatagtaatataatatgagaaattagtaaatttataaaataattttattaattataataatataatatgagaaattaataatttttagattaattttattaattatagtgatatgtcataaaaatttattaattatttagagTATTAATTATAGTAAGATACCATCAAAAATTAGTATGTTttagattaattttattaaattgataGGTGTTACCGTTGATCTGGGGAATAAATCgaacacaaaaaaatatatgtagTAAGTTCTAAGGTTTAAATACAAGGATGGATGTATATCAAGAataagaaaacgaaaaaaatccTAACCCTTAAATcttaaattagtaatttttagagcaacttaattaattataattattgaatCAACCACCTTCAAACGTctataaagaaaaaatacacaaattatcTGTATGTACTCTCTCAATTTTATCACGTACTCTCttagttttattaataatatatatataattagtgattttgttatattaattttattaattatggttaaatgatatagaaaataatttaattaattataatagtAAGATGTTATAtgaaattagtaattttttaaaataattttggttaTAGTAATAtgatttagaaaataaatttttttagtaattttgttaattatagtaatataatctgaaaaattagtaaatttataaaataattttattagttattgtaatatgtcataaaaaattattaattatttaaagtaTTAACTATAGTAAAAtgctataaaaaattaatattttttagattatttttattaaattgacTAGCATTATTGCTAATTTAGGGAATAAatcgaaaatagaaaaaatatacgTAGTAAGTTCTAACGATCAAATGATAGGATGGACATATATCAAgtataataagaaaaaaaattcttaaaccctaaactttaaattagtaatttttagtGTAACTTGATTAATTAtagtaatatataaaaaattagtaatatatattaaaaattagtgattttgttaaatttattttagtaattatagtaatatgtcataaaaatttattaattatttagagtattaattataataataagatgctgtaaaaattagtattttttagattaattttattaaattgattGGTGTTACCATTAATTtgaagaataaataaaaaaaaatatgctaCTAAGTTTTAAGGTTTAGATGAAAGAATGGACGaatataaagaataaaaaaaaaccttaatcctaaaccataaatcataaatcctgaaaactaaattagtaatttttaaaataacttgattaattataatatatatatatatatatatatataaaaattagtgattttgttacactaattttattaattatgtagTAAGATGTTATGtgaaattagtaattttttagaataactTTTTAGGTTATAGTAATATAATTTagaaaattagaattttttattaattttattaaattgataGGTGTTATCATTGATTTGGGGAATAAATCGAAAATGATAAAAGGATTAGATAGACAATGATTTTTGTGAACAATATGAATAATAGGCTCTAAAATTGGCCCAATAATGTAAAAATGCACTACACTCCCAAATTACCCcatctaaatcttaatattaggaTAATCATCCACACATGTagtgaattgaacatccaatatatccgttattcacattatttagtttttttattgtctatctatactttttcataataaaaacGTATGTAGTAAATTCTAATGCTCAAATGAAAGAATGCACATATATCaaggataaaaaaattttaaaattttaaatcctaaGCCTAAATGTTAGATcctaaatttgtaattttttagaGTAACttgattaattatataatatatatatatatatatatagtaattttgtaatattaattttaatttattaattatagttaAATGATATGGagaataattatattattatatagaaAGATGTAGTAAATTAATATGTAGTAAATTCTAAAGTTCAAAAAAGATTGACGCATATCAAggataagaagaaaaaaaaatcttaaaccctaaatcctaaactctaaattataaaccctaaataattaataaaatattaatcttTTATAGCATCTTAattaatgaaaaattatttttttacaacaTCTTACTGTGATTAATTctctaaataattaataatttttcatGACATATcactataattaataaaagtaatctaacataattattaatttctcattaataaaattactcaaaacaataattaatttcttaaattaTGTTACTATAActtataaaattattctaaaaaattattaattttccatgatattttactataattaataaaattattctctatattatttaactataataaataaaattagtctaaaaaaaactaattttccACTATAGTTAATAAAATGAATATAACAAATGGAATCTGCCCATTTGCTATTGGAAGGGTGGGAGGCATTTTGGCTGGTTTCCATTGTGATAACCCACCACATTCTCCCCTGTTCGGTGATGTTCGTCAAAGAGTTGAATCACGCAACGCATTTTATGGTTTCATTAGAATTGCTTCGGAATTTTAAACTCTGGGATTAGCagtgatttgaaattaaaactgtatttgtatatattttggtCGTTCTGATGTTAGAACAGTAATTTGAATCTGAAATCTTGTTTGATTTTGGGTATTGGAATTTTTAGGGATTTTAAGAAATTGGAGTAATATGGATTGTATTGAACATTTTTTCTGAAGCAGATTCTGGTGAGTATAGTGGTCAATTAGTAGAAAATAGAGGTTTTTATGGAGACGTGAGATGCTATAAGCAAGCTTCCCCTCCAAGGTGTGGTGGTAGATCAAGGAATACTAGTTCTTGCGGTAGAAGGTTGTTAAGACGAAAGCAAGGAGTGTGGGCAGTGGACTTTGGGCATGCCAGAGAAGACGATGCCGAAGCCACCATGTATGAGTAGGGAGGAGAAGGAGTTGGTAGCGCAATGAAAGAGCCAGTATGAGAGGCAGTGGAAAGGTTTGAGTCGTTGTTGGCGGTGGAGATAATAAAAGGGACGGCTTGCGACGGCGgaggaagaagtggaagagaaCCAGGTGGAGGAGGAGGGAGGCGGCGGTAATAGTTAACTAATTTAAACAACTAAACTAAATatattcatttaaaaaattaataaataaccCCTCTATTTTCTATGTAATTGCAAACAAGACTCCACTAAAATGAACATTTTTATTTTGCGCCTACTTGGCTTATCAGTGCGCTAAACAACTTTTTGGCGTTTTGGTGCGCAAACATATATTTATCTGGATGAAGAAGTTGATGTGTAGAAGCAGAAGTGATGTGAATACAGGGAATAGTTGTGGTTAGGGGCATTCAAAACCGATCCGGACAGAAACTAAACCGGCAAACTGAACCAAAAAACCGATTCAGGTAATGTCTTGCTATTATAGCCTTTTATCATTTATACCTACTATTTGGATTTTCTCATTGGTGTTGATTTGTTGTTACTTGCTGTTGATTTGTGGATTTGTTGCTAAGTTTTGTTGATTTATAGCCTTTTTTCCACGTTAATACTTACATACAAATGCATTGTTGATTTGTTGCTACTTGCTGTTGTTGGCTTGGTGTTTAATGGTTCATTTTATTGTTGGTTAATGGTTCAATATATTGGAAATGTCCTGCTTGCTGCCTTGCTGGTTACTGTTTAGTGGTTCATCTTATTGTTATTTAATGGTTCATTATATTGAAAATCTCCTGCTTGTTGCCTTGCTGGTTGCTGTTTAATGGTTCATTTTATTGTTGGTAATTTGGTATTACTGGTTATTGAATTATTGCTGGATGCTGGTTATTGATTTATTGTTGAATGTTGATAACTTGGTAATTGGTATTGCTGGATTGTTGGTTATTGATTTGTTGTGCAGTTTATTGttggttattaatttatttgttgttgTGTTTCTGGCCttaatttattgtatttatttatgtagTTTGACGTCAGTTCAAGTGAGAATATGGGCGAATCCGGATTGCCGCCAGTTCCTCTTCCGAATGAATCAACAAGCATCAGATCTCCGACTGCATTGCCTCCTGTCCCAGCTCCTCATCGAAACATAAGGAAGCTTGCTAGTAGAGGTCGAGGGAAAAGGCGGGCTGTTGAAGAAGCTCCTGTTGATGACTCTGCTGAAACTGAGGCCGACAAAGGTAAGAGAAAACCTTGTAGACCTAGGTCTTGGACATAAAAATGTAATTGGTGTGGGGCTAGTTATTCTTCTGATACACATAAAAATGGCACTAGTAACATGAAAAATCACTTATTGTCACAATGCAAAAAATTTTCGAAGGAAGCATTAGATCTTACCCAAAAGATTTTTTGTTTTCAAGATGTGATAAAGGATGATAGGAAAGGGATATGTAGTTCACTTTCTGCCGTGTCATTTGATGTTGATCGTTGTAGACAAGCGCTTGCTAGAATGATTATTGTGGATGAATTACCTTTTTCGCATGTTGACGGGGAGGGTTTTCGTTATTATACGAGTTGTTTGCAACCCAAGTTTCCAATTCCTGGAAGGCTCACAGTTGCTAGGAATTGTTGGAAGCTttatttgaatgaaaaaattaaGTTGAAGTCTGTTTTCTCTCAACTAAATCAAAATGTTTATTTGACAACTGATTGTTGGTCATCTGTGCAAAACTTGAACTATCTTTGCCTTACTGCTCATTATATTGATGCTAATTGGAAACTGCAAAAAAGAATCTTGAATTTTTGTGCTATCAAGAATCACAAGGGAAAAATAATTGGTAGGAAGATTGAGAGATGTTTGTTGAGCTGGGGAATATCCCGAGATTTTTATATCACTGTTGATAATGCTAGTTCAAATGATGTTGCACTTTCTTAGTTGAAAAATAGAATGGAGGATTAGAACTCACATCCATTAAGGGGAGAGTTTTTACATGTTAGATGTTGTGCTCATATTTTAAATCTCGTTGTGAATGATGGGTTGAGAGAAATGCATGAGTCAATTTTAAAGATTAGAAATGCAGTTCGGCATGTGCGTGCATCACCGGGTCGTACTGAGAGGTTTAAAACTATGATTAAGGAAGCTAGAATTCTGGAAAAAGGCACTGTCCATTTAGATGTTCCTACCAGGTGAAACTCTACCTTTTTAACGCTTGAAAGTGCTTTGAAGTTTCAAAAGGCATTTAAACGATTGGGGGAGAGAGATTCTAAATATGCTATGATGGCTGGTGGGATTCCTAAGTCTGAGGATTGGGAGAATGCAAGGCATTTTGTcaagtttttaaaatattttatgaggTTACTAACAAAGTTTCTGGTTCAACGTTCGTGACATCTTCTCAACACTTTAATGACTTTTGTAAAATATTGTCTACACTTAAGCATTGGATGGGAAGCTTAGATACGGTATTTTCAGGGCATGACTGAGAAAATGAAGTCCAAGTATGATAAGTATtaggaaaatataaaaaacacaaacatgataATTTTcattgcaattgttcttgatccTAGGTATACGCTTCAATTGATTAAGTGAAGTTTTGAAAAGttgtatgaaaaagaaaatgctgAATTCTTAACTTCAAAGGTGAAGGAGACGCTTTTCAAGGTGTTTGATAGCTATAGGCTGTTTGGTGGTAACTATCAAAGATCTACTCGGCAAGATCCTCCTGAAATTAGCACACAAGAGCTTGAGGCACATGAAACTTCTTTTGCTATGAAATTTTAGAAGGAAATGCAATTCAATGAGAGAGTTAACAAGAATGAGGTGGAGTTATATCTTATGGAGGCATTAGAGAAGAGTGGCATGCAATTTGACATTCTAAATTGGTGGAAAGTGAATTCCACTAAATATCCAATTCTTGGGCAGATTGCAAGAGATGTCTTAGCCATGCCAGTTTCCACAGTTGCTTCAGAATCGACATTTAGTACTGGAGGAAAGGTGTTGGATAATTATAGGAGTTCTCTAACTCCGATGACAGCTGAAGCGTTAATTTGTACACAAAATTGGCTCAGAAACTCTCCAAAACTTGTCCTTGAGGAACTCATCGAGGAATTGGAGAAGTTGGAATTAGGTATGGTTAAGTTtctacttataatttttttattttaatatagtttttattaatatatattatttgttatGATTGCTTCttgtttattatattttgtaGAAGTTGCACTCACTCGTGATCCTAATGAAGAAGATTCTGGTGTTGAGTCTAATTGAGTACATCTTGTTATGGTAGGAATTGTTCTccttatatttattattattattgttgttgttgtttttattTCAGGTTGGTTTGCATTAAGAAGTTTAGCTATTTTGTTGGAGAAGACACCATAACTTTGCTATTAGTTTAatgacaatttatttttattttcagttgtgTTGACTGTTGAATTATTAAACTTCTTTAATTGTCGTATTTGAATTCTGTTGTGGTTAAATTTCATTAAATTAAGACTTTGTTAGCTATTGTGTATTTCTGTTTGTCGATTTCAACGTTATGACTTTGCATAATAGTATGGtagtaatttttttgaattgatagaaaatcaaacaaaccgaattgatttggtttggttcggatgGTCTTGACAAAAAAACCAAACCAAATTGAATCATAACTTAATTAAACGATCGGATCGAATGACTTTTTCCtaaaaaaccgaaccaaactgCACCGCGAACACCCATAGCTGTAGTAGGATACTAGGATGAAGGGAGAAGGGAGAACCGAACAATAATAAAGAGAGCCTTGTGTAGTGGTAGCCTTGTCAGCACTCAGCAGTCAAATATTGAGGGCTGAGACAAAAACGTAGAGTATATAATTAGCTAATTACGGATTTGCGGTAACATTTAAAACATGGTTTACAATCGCAGGTTGCCCCCCAGAAATGTGTTGACAGGAGGGACTACGTTGAGACTTGGCAACTGGGCTCAATAACCGCTGGCATCCTAATCCTAATTAGTTACTAATGACCGTAATCTGTAGTTGAGAAAGTGATTTTGTGTATTAGTATAGCAGTAGTCAGTATTTTGTTTTATGGAAGCAGCCTACCTAGCCGGCTAGCCCCCTCCTGGCTCTACAATCTACATACAGATTACAGAATAcagaattttaaatatttgttgtGTTTTGTATTGTCTCCCCCACCTCCACTCCGGAACATTATTCTATAGTAATTCGTTTACCATTCACCAATCAGTCTCTTCTCTGCTCTGCTCTTATAACCTGGATACTTTAACCTTTTCTATTAGACTAGATTTGAATCTCCACGGcattctctctttctttctctctgtcTCTCTTCCCCCAAATGTTGTAGCTACAACACTCGCATTCCTCAAACTCTGGTCTCTCCGTCTTGAACCAAAACTAACGTGATGGATCACAAGTCCTTGTTACAGGAGCTTCTGAAAGAAGAGCAAGAGCCTTTCCTACTAAACAAGTACATTTCCGATAGGAGAACCCACATGAAGACCACCACTACTACTCTCGTCTACAGCAAACAACGCAGCACAACTTTCCCACTCAATCTCTGCAAGAACGCATGCTTCTCCACCTccactaccaccaccaccaaatCCCCTCTCTTGGAACTCCCATCGCCCAATAATAACAAGAAGCCCATATTCCTTCACATTCCTTCTCGAACCGCCGCGCTTCTTCTCGAAGCCGCTCTCAGGATCCACAAACACAAAAAGACCAATCACGGCTTCGGCCTATTGGGCTCCTTCTTCAGGAGACTAAAGCAGAACCGCCGCAAGCACAAGCTCAAGGTGAGCTCCCTCAAAGATCGAGAAAATGTGATTAATAGATCCTACGAGTTGGGGTTTCGATGTTCATACTATGTTTGGTCAGAGAGCAACGATGATGAGTCTCTCGACATGGAAACCTCAAGTAGCACTAGTACCAACTTTGAtgaccaccaccaccaccatatTATTCACAATGGAGGATTCTGTGAAAGCCCATTCCGTTTTGTTCTTCAAAAGAGCCCCTACTCCTCCTCCGGCCTCAACACGCCGGAGCTACCTTCACCTCCGCCCTCATCACCACAAACTCCCCACACTACGCAGGTTCGTTAATCAGTTTTTGTTTTCTGAGTCAACTCGTCTCTCAACCTTACTATATTAATCATTCAGGGGTTTAGTTTATTCTTTGTCGGTAATCTGCTATTTCCTTTAAGATTTAGCTCCATGGACcgtgttgttattattattattattatgcttTTATGATTGTACTTTTCGATTCTTTTTCTGCCACATGCAAATCTTTTCTCCATTTTCTCACTTCAAGTGGACTTTTTTCATAAAACATGACAAACTGTGATTTTTGTTTGCTCTTGCTTGCCGTCATTAGATCCCCACATTCGCGATTAAGCACATAACGGTTCCAAGTTTGTATTGTATTCTTGTTCAATTTGTAAAGAGGGCATCTTGTACCGCAATAAACAGCAAGCATCGTCACTCAATAACATTAATTTGAATATTTCGTTAGAACTGGATGTACCTTCCATATTAATTTATAACATATTTGCTGATGAacattttatcttatcttaataGGACAAAGAAAGTAACGGCGGTGAGAGTGTGCATAAATTCCAATCGGGGGAACTAGAAGAAGATAAGGAACAGTGTAGTCCCGTGTCTGTTCTAGACCCACCCTTCGAGGACGATGACGAAGCGCATGGAAACGACGACGAGGACGAAAATGAGGAGCATGGTTTCGATTTGGAGTGCAGCTATGCCATAATGCAGAGTATGTCAtaatttcatttatttatttttgtaccATTCTCTCTGTTTGTTGTGCCGTCGTTTTCCCTCAACGCCCCATCCCACACGCCTCTTTCATTTGGTGATGGAGAAATGGTGGTGTCACTGTTTTTATTTGTGTTCATTCATTTCATACTCAATTATCTTATCACTGCAGATTAATAATGAAAACTGTGCACCTACTTAATTAGCCTAAGAGCGAAAAATGATTCATCATTCTATGTGATGTGATTGTGTCGATATTGTAACCGCGCTATCTATGTGGGTTCCATTTGGAAGATCACATATGCTAAGCACTCAGAGAGCATTTCCCATTCAATGTGGCTTTGGCGTACTCTTTGTTTTTACAGCTAAGTTGAAAAGTATTTGTGCCATTTTGTAAATAAATTCTAACGTGACCCACATCTTTTCATGTTAGGAAATCTCTCCTAGATTGGGATATACTTGTATTTAGTGCGCTGCATAACATTTGAGCTATCTTAGCCCTTTGGGGTTTCATAAAAGTTGGTCCTTTTTGGTTGTTGCATACCAATTCTTAGTTACAGATCAATTTAACATGGCTATGGTAATTAAACTAGTGGTGGAACCCATTTTATGATCTGTTTCGGGTTTCCCACGCCTTAAATTTCCCACTAATAGCGTCTGAGCCTTAATGCATCTTGAACTCATTGTTTTCCATGTTTTGCATTGTTTGAACATCaatcatatatattatttatgattgataattttttattttgacagGAACTAAGCAGAATCTATTGTACAAGCTTCGTAGATTCGAGAAACTCGCGGGGCTAGATCCGGTAGAACTCGAGAAAATAATGCTGGAtcaagaagaggaggaggatgaaacGGTCAtggaagatgatggatatgtaTACGAGGCCAGTGAAGCATTATCGTGTAAAGAAAATTGCTTGATAGAACAAGTATTTGAAGCTCTCTTTGAGTCATCAAGACTTCAATTCCCAGAAGGCCTTAAGAGACTTGTATCTGATGTCATTGCAGAGGAAGAGAGGGAAATTGAGCGCTTAGAAGATTATAATAATAGGGACATGGTGGTGAGAAAGGTGTGCAAGAGAATGGAGCTTTGGAAACAAGTGGAGTCAAACACAATTGACATGATGATAGAAGAAGATTTTACAAGAGAGGAAAATGGttggaagaagaaaaatgtgGATCAGATAAGGGACATGGCTGGGGAGCTTGAACTTGCTATCTTTGGATTTCTAGTTGAAGAATTCTCAGAGGAGCTAGAATGTTAAAACCGTGGCCAAATTTTGACGCAGCTGAGCTAATTAAATTGTCCAAGATTTTAccttattctttcttttcttttttcaccACCTTAGAATAGGCTTAGTTAGATATAATCTAAAAAACAAGAGAAGTAAACCCAAGAAGATAATCTGGGTATATGTACATGACTCGTGTATGTAGCAAGTCGTCTttcttaatatttataattttcacACTTAATGTTGAtgttatgtttattatttactaattaatatTGGAAGAAGGAATTGTTAGATGTTAGTTGTCGGCGGAGAATAGTATGTAATGAGGATTGAGTACTACTCACTTCACTCAAGAAAGGATCAATTTGACAAGGACCAATCAGTCTAAtcttatgttattttctttttccaatgCCCCTTTTCTTTTCGTGTTTGGATATGACTTGTCAAGTCAAATTTGCATATTGTTTGTTTCTGGATTTCTTTTACTGATCTCCTTGTTGTGTTAATCAACCCAGATGGATTCTCTTCAGGTTATGCTTTTCCAGTGGCAGTGATCGATCGCTATCGTTTGCAGCTCTTGGTTTGTGTTGTGCTTTCCTGGGCCTATTTTGATTTCTGGGGATGAACGTTGTGAGACTGGGCTCCATCTATCAAGAATTCAACATCCAAAATAgtcaatattaaaaatatatcgACTAGTATCCTGGCCCAATTGAAGGTGCCTCTTTCTCTATAGAGGTAGGATGTGGACTTTACCACACCTGCTAATAACAAGCTGAGGCAACCTGAAGCTGCTGATATGCAGCTGAATTAATCTTACTGCCTTTTTTCAATGATTATTTTGGCTTGGAATGTAAGAGGTGCAGCCAGCTCAGGTTTCAGGCGCACCTTAAGAGAGATCTGCAATCAAAATAAACCAGATATTGTGATTCTTCTTGAAACAAAAGTTAGTGGTGACAGGGCTAAAACTGTTATCCGAAATCTTGGTTTCAACAATTCGATTATTGAAGAGGCACATGGGTTCTCAGGAGGCATATGAATCTGCTGGAATGATAATAATCTCAATATTACCCCCATGGAAACTGACCAACAGTATATACACACAAAAATCGAAACCCCTAGAAAAGAAGCTTGGTTTATGACAGCTGTGTACGCCAGTCCCCAACCCCAAAATAAAAGTTCACTATGGACGAAGCTGTTAAACATTGCCAACAGAACTCATAGCCCTTGGATTGTCACAGGGGATTTCAACGAGATAAAAGACGCCACAGAGAAAAAGGGAGGTAGTACTATTGATAACAGAGCTTGCAATCGTTTTGCTAACTGGATCAATGACAGTGGTCTTATTGATATAGGTTTTAGTGGAAGTAGATTCACCTGGAAGGGTCCACTTTGGAATG includes:
- the LOC130932906 gene encoding uncharacterized protein LOC130932906, which codes for MDHKSLLQELLKEEQEPFLLNKYISDRRTHMKTTTTTLVYSKQRSTTFPLNLCKNACFSTSTTTTTKSPLLELPSPNNNKKPIFLHIPSRTAALLLEAALRIHKHKKTNHGFGLLGSFFRRLKQNRRKHKLKVSSLKDRENVINRSYELGFRCSYYVWSESNDDESLDMETSSSTSTNFDDHHHHHIIHNGGFCESPFRFVLQKSPYSSSGLNTPELPSPPPSSPQTPHTTQDKESNGGESVHKFQSGELEEDKEQCSPVSVLDPPFEDDDEAHGNDDEDENEEHGFDLECSYAIMQRTKQNLLYKLRRFEKLAGLDPVELEKIMLDQEEEEDETVMEDDGYVYEASEALSCKENCLIEQVFEALFESSRLQFPEGLKRLVSDVIAEEEREIERLEDYNNRDMVVRKVCKRMELWKQVESNTIDMMIEEDFTREENGWKKKNVDQIRDMAGELELAIFGFLVEEFSEELEC